From the genome of Jatrophihabitans sp., one region includes:
- a CDS encoding aminotransferase class I/II-fold pyridoxal phosphate-dependent enzyme, whose protein sequence is MPGGDPPAEPWYRTYFGPSFWALVEQEYTAERTAVEVRYLQKVLEEYAPGRRVLDLGCGTGRHSSGLASHGFQVTGLDVSPSALERAQAQHGGEHGLSFLQHDVMTAQPWPVGEVDAVIFVQGLGWGADADQRRLLRRIHRCLAPGGVLVLDLSNLASILRNFLATGHFPSDRHGSFAIRRDYLPATGRIEGWFEHLPAEGSATSLWQSVRVYLVEQVISLVKQCGFAVEATHAEFDRNQQVTMDSRYVQLVCRAVAVPPDSLALVRSTRAPGPELDLHWTPDEAEFLCPTTQELWRQWWPASVTEQLELVGDYGLHDPYGGHRGAGVLSAAHGVSLDADCITFGAGATQLLAVLSTLADGGRVATAPFGHPDLAEWARASGSDVLVADSWADLDALRACSLIVLDRPGSAGEVLDTDELARLCARLAGTAVVVVDESYANYLGPNASAAPVTAEVDNLVVVRGFSKGYCLGGLRAGYAVCSPALAQEVRARAVPMAVATASLEFALRLIGAGDIFGPLRDRIAEVGPVVRTALQRLGVATSSGHPALPWLVAQDAAVASRVLGRAGISHKSFRPAGGGRADLVRLALPLSEARLQRFLQAVQA, encoded by the coding sequence GTGCCAGGAGGTGATCCGCCGGCCGAGCCGTGGTACCGGACCTATTTCGGGCCGTCGTTCTGGGCGCTCGTCGAGCAGGAGTACACAGCCGAGCGGACGGCCGTCGAGGTGCGGTACCTGCAGAAGGTGCTCGAGGAGTACGCGCCTGGGCGAAGGGTCCTCGATCTGGGCTGCGGCACCGGGCGGCACTCCAGCGGGTTGGCCAGCCACGGTTTCCAGGTGACGGGCCTGGATGTGTCCCCGTCGGCTCTGGAGCGGGCTCAGGCCCAGCACGGCGGCGAGCACGGGCTGAGCTTCCTCCAGCACGATGTGATGACCGCCCAGCCGTGGCCGGTCGGCGAGGTCGACGCCGTGATCTTCGTCCAGGGCCTGGGCTGGGGCGCCGATGCCGACCAGCGCCGGCTGCTGCGCCGGATCCACCGTTGCCTGGCGCCCGGCGGCGTCCTGGTGCTCGACCTGTCCAATCTCGCCTCGATCCTGCGCAACTTCCTCGCCACCGGGCATTTCCCCTCCGACCGCCACGGCTCATTCGCCATCCGGCGTGACTACCTCCCAGCTACCGGCCGGATCGAGGGATGGTTCGAACACCTGCCTGCCGAGGGCAGCGCGACCTCGCTCTGGCAGTCCGTCCGGGTGTACCTGGTGGAGCAGGTGATCAGCCTGGTCAAGCAGTGCGGATTCGCCGTGGAGGCCACGCATGCCGAGTTCGACCGGAACCAGCAGGTCACCATGGACTCCCGTTACGTGCAGCTGGTCTGCCGAGCGGTCGCCGTGCCGCCGGACAGCCTCGCGCTGGTCAGATCGACTCGTGCGCCGGGTCCGGAGCTGGACCTGCACTGGACTCCGGACGAGGCGGAGTTCCTCTGCCCGACGACGCAGGAGCTCTGGCGACAATGGTGGCCCGCGAGTGTGACCGAGCAGCTGGAACTGGTCGGCGACTACGGCTTGCACGACCCGTACGGCGGCCACCGGGGCGCCGGGGTTCTCTCCGCTGCGCACGGGGTCAGCCTCGACGCCGACTGCATCACCTTCGGCGCCGGCGCCACCCAGCTGCTGGCGGTCCTGTCGACGCTCGCCGACGGCGGCCGGGTGGCCACCGCTCCGTTCGGCCATCCGGATCTGGCCGAGTGGGCCCGGGCAAGCGGCTCGGATGTGCTGGTGGCAGACAGCTGGGCCGACCTCGATGCCCTCCGGGCATGCTCGCTGATCGTCCTGGACCGCCCGGGCTCGGCAGGGGAAGTCCTGGATACCGATGAGCTGGCGCGCCTGTGTGCCCGGCTGGCCGGCACCGCGGTGGTCGTGGTCGATGAGAGCTATGCCAACTATCTCGGTCCGAACGCCTCGGCGGCGCCGGTCACCGCCGAGGTCGACAACCTGGTCGTGGTGCGCGGCTTCTCCAAGGGCTACTGCCTGGGCGGCCTGCGTGCCGGCTACGCGGTCTGCTCGCCAGCGCTGGCCCAGGAGGTCAGGGCTCGCGCCGTCCCGATGGCGGTGGCCACCGCGTCGCTGGAGTTCGCGCTGCGGCTGATCGGCGCCGGGGACATCTTCGGGCCGCTGCGCGACCGGATCGCCGAGGTCGGACCGGTGGTGCGCACGGCGCTCCAGCGCCTCGGCGTGGCGACGTCGAGTGGCCATCCGGCGCTGCCCTGGCTGGTGGCTCAGGACGCCGCGGTGGCCTCGCGGGTGCTCGGGCGAGCCGGCATCAGCCACAAGAGCTTCCGGCCGGCCGGGGGAGGCCGGGCGGACCTGGTACGGCTGGCCCTGCCGCTGTCGGAGGCCAGGCTGCAGCGCTTTCTCCAGGCGGTGCAGGCGTGA
- a CDS encoding DUF4910 domain-containing protein — protein MILADALHTATAALDRARAGELIRRLSELDRFPASAGLDSAAGLVAEAAVAAGVRDVDVLRWPVAGERRRWWTFRAPASWTPGPSRLSWRGRVLVEYPRDAFGLAVNSAPTDGARAALVRGRSAPWRDAVVLVEEPVVAPTLLRDIELAGALGVVCSPGWQAEGEQDCTRRVELPPGAGIFAFSVRPSVMRDLVAGHRPGDQVEATVRVATGAAMPVVTGVIPGLDPSLGEVALHAHLDHPRPSANDNASGVVACLQAARALARLPGRRRGVRFLWGPEFTGSAAYLHDVVSAGTLPDVVALLNLDMVGEHERDTGGMLNVERSPLGTPDVASAVVGMVLDSLPGPRTTYAGARSAPAVPWVQAPFVGASDHLLYLDRARPVSVTSLSHHPDRYRHSSCDTADRVDLERLLAVSSCAAVAVQLLAGGPDTSQLVLACLSARHNDLLDVARGAGAAEQAGWIEPAAADRAHRRLAAVLAGGDRDLAWIAGLAGVELDRVAGYRDSLRAVATSLTPLLPPGEGSGRPAGPALSRCWSGPFNLFAALDAVDQRARQRAWDGIGQDRGAGYARLVALALAVDGERDLDGVVEAAAFSSGLPMSVDGARGWLEALLEAGWLTLGQAR, from the coding sequence GTGATCCTGGCCGACGCCCTCCACACGGCGACCGCTGCCCTGGACCGCGCGCGAGCGGGGGAGCTGATCCGGCGGCTCAGCGAGCTCGACCGGTTCCCCGCCTCGGCGGGACTGGACAGCGCCGCCGGGTTGGTGGCCGAGGCGGCCGTGGCGGCTGGTGTGCGGGATGTCGACGTGCTGCGCTGGCCGGTAGCGGGCGAGCGGCGGCGCTGGTGGACGTTCAGGGCTCCGGCGTCCTGGACCCCGGGGCCGTCGCGGCTGAGCTGGCGGGGGCGGGTGCTCGTGGAGTACCCGCGCGACGCCTTCGGCCTGGCAGTGAACTCCGCGCCCACCGACGGCGCCCGGGCCGCCCTGGTGCGCGGTCGCTCGGCGCCCTGGCGCGACGCGGTCGTGCTCGTCGAGGAGCCGGTGGTGGCGCCGACGTTGCTGCGCGACATCGAGCTGGCCGGCGCCCTGGGAGTGGTGTGCAGCCCTGGCTGGCAGGCCGAGGGTGAGCAGGACTGCACGCGGCGGGTGGAGTTGCCGCCCGGCGCCGGCATCTTCGCCTTCAGCGTCCGCCCTTCGGTGATGCGCGACCTGGTCGCCGGTCATCGGCCCGGCGACCAGGTGGAGGCGACGGTCCGGGTGGCGACCGGCGCCGCGATGCCGGTGGTGACCGGTGTCATCCCAGGCCTGGACCCGAGCCTCGGCGAGGTGGCGCTGCACGCCCACCTGGACCACCCTCGCCCCAGCGCCAACGACAACGCCTCCGGCGTGGTGGCCTGCCTGCAGGCCGCCCGGGCCCTGGCGCGGCTACCCGGACGCAGGCGCGGCGTCCGCTTCCTGTGGGGTCCGGAGTTCACCGGCTCGGCGGCCTACCTGCACGACGTCGTGTCGGCCGGCACGCTGCCGGACGTGGTGGCGTTGCTCAATCTCGACATGGTGGGCGAGCACGAGCGCGACACCGGTGGGATGCTCAACGTCGAGCGCAGCCCGCTGGGCACGCCGGATGTCGCCTCGGCCGTGGTCGGGATGGTGCTGGACAGCCTGCCGGGACCGAGGACGACCTATGCCGGCGCGCGCTCGGCGCCGGCGGTGCCCTGGGTCCAGGCGCCGTTCGTCGGCGCGTCGGACCATCTGCTCTACCTGGACCGGGCCAGACCGGTCTCAGTCACCAGCCTCAGCCACCATCCCGACCGTTACCGCCACTCCTCCTGCGACACCGCCGACCGGGTGGACCTGGAGCGGCTGCTCGCGGTCAGCAGCTGCGCCGCCGTGGCCGTCCAGCTGCTGGCCGGCGGTCCGGACACCAGCCAGCTCGTGCTGGCCTGCCTGTCGGCCAGGCACAACGATCTGCTCGACGTCGCCCGGGGCGCCGGGGCCGCAGAGCAAGCAGGCTGGATCGAGCCGGCCGCCGCCGACCGGGCGCATCGCCGGTTAGCAGCCGTGCTGGCCGGCGGGGACCGCGACCTGGCATGGATCGCCGGACTGGCCGGGGTCGAGCTCGACCGGGTCGCCGGCTACCGCGACAGCCTACGAGCGGTCGCGACGTCCCTGACGCCGCTGCTGCCGCCTGGTGAAGGCAGCGGCCGGCCTGCCGGGCCGGCGCTGAGCCGATGCTGGAGCGGGCCGTTCAACCTGTTCGCGGCCCTGGACGCGGTGGACCAGCGAGCCAGGCAACGCGCCTGGGACGGCATCGGGCAGGATCGAGGGGCGGGTTACGCCAGGCTGGTGGCCCTGGCGCTGGCAGTCGACGGTGAGCGCGACCTGGACGGCGTGGTCGAGGCCGCGGCTTTCTCCAGCGGCCTGCCGATGTCGGTCGACGGCGCCCGCGGCTGGCTGGAGGCGCTGCTGGAGGCGGGCTGGTTGACGCTGGGGCAGGCGCGGTGA
- a CDS encoding GNAT family N-acetyltransferase produces MITTSVYRDIADVPADEWDLVVERAGAPVFYRHAYLSAQARTAVMPAQAQVLVIARDSSGDPIAICPASLQAPSDPLGALANRVHGYDPHDRALLSHNWQCYDTRLPATEHRAPLRIVQTLREVAVEAGASWLGFVNVTAGPQLAALADAGFDVVEMDERFCLDLRDIHTIEDYLQRLRSSARRNMRRYQRRAQERGVVVENLAVRDVDLDEAVTLIRDTAARHGAADFYRDGPFQDFLHSLGDLVTTIRISDADRLLAVGFCLPDRDRFHLWTCGAVYQYDAAFSPYTLLFLEMVRSAVASGRPLLEGGRRNREYKERHGLHRVPLHAAMVRLG; encoded by the coding sequence GTGATCACGACCAGCGTCTATCGCGATATCGCCGACGTCCCCGCCGACGAGTGGGATCTTGTGGTCGAACGCGCCGGTGCGCCGGTCTTCTACCGGCATGCCTACCTGAGCGCGCAGGCCCGTACGGCGGTGATGCCCGCGCAGGCCCAGGTCCTGGTCATCGCGCGCGACAGCAGTGGCGATCCCATTGCGATCTGCCCGGCGAGCCTGCAGGCGCCGAGCGATCCGCTGGGCGCCCTGGCCAATCGCGTCCACGGCTATGACCCCCATGACCGTGCGCTGCTCAGCCACAACTGGCAGTGTTACGACACCAGGCTGCCGGCCACCGAACACCGCGCGCCGCTGCGGATCGTCCAGACGCTGCGCGAGGTGGCAGTCGAAGCCGGCGCCTCCTGGCTCGGCTTCGTCAACGTCACCGCCGGGCCGCAGCTGGCCGCGCTCGCCGACGCCGGATTCGACGTTGTCGAGATGGACGAGCGGTTCTGCCTGGACCTTCGCGACATCCACACGATCGAGGACTACCTGCAGCGGCTCAGGTCGAGTGCGCGACGCAACATGCGCCGGTACCAGCGGCGCGCGCAGGAACGCGGTGTGGTGGTCGAGAACCTCGCCGTGCGCGACGTCGACCTGGACGAGGCGGTCACGCTGATCAGGGACACGGCGGCCCGGCACGGCGCCGCCGACTTCTACCGCGACGGCCCCTTCCAGGACTTCCTGCACAGCCTGGGCGACCTTGTCACGACGATCAGGATCAGCGACGCGGATCGGCTGCTGGCGGTCGGTTTCTGCCTGCCCGATCGCGATCGATTCCATCTGTGGACGTGTGGTGCGGTGTACCAGTACGACGCGGCGTTCAGCCCGTACACCCTGCTGTTCCTGGAGATGGTGCGGTCCGCGGTCGCCAGCGGTCGCCCGCTTCTGGAAGGAGGCCGGCGCAACCGG